The genomic region TTGTGATTAGTATCTACCTCTACGATATCGCGGTATTTCGTTATGGACCAATATGGACCATAGGGGCTATCCTGGCAGTAGTGAACGGGATCTTCCCTTCGCAGCCGCTCGAAATAACCCCATATGCTATCATCTTGAAAGCGCTTGGCTTCGCTTACGTCCAGATTGCTCAGCGGGATCTTAAACGCGCCGTCGGTTCTGTAGTCTACCAATTGCGTTATCACGATCGCCTCCGCAGATTTTGCTCTCTTGAGAGCTTGCGGATCCACAGGTCGCGATCCATCGTTTCGAGCTGCCGTGACGTTTTGTTGCGAGCGGATCGTCGCCCCAACAGAGTATCCTAAAGCGCGGGCAGTCACCCCTACCAGTTCCGGCAGGTAAGGATGGCGTTGACTTTCTAACTCGATTTGCCCCAGTGGATTGATGAGAACAATCCTCGCTACACAGGCGTCGCCCAATGCCAGCTAGATCGCTGCTCGCGCCACCGAACAGCGCAATGTGAGCCACTAGGTGCCAGATACGACGTTTTCGGCTCCCCGCGGCCGCATATTGGCCGCGGGATCGTGCGGTGACCACGACCCACGCTGATCGTCGTCGACGAAATCAGTTAGCACCGCTCCGCCGAGAAAGGCCAATTTGGTTCTCAACATGGCAACAAGCGTGCTTCATTCATCATCCTGACCAGCAACTTGCCATCTAACGGGAATAGGAACTATCGCCGCCAAGAGCTTGCGATGCTCGACCGCTTGTCCATCGCATTGATGGCGCCCAAACAGTTCGCGAGCGCAATCGCTTGCGCGACAAATAGAAAGATGTTTCAGAACCTGCGCTGCCATCGGAAAGCCTTAGGATGTGCCGCTTGGGCGGATCCGGCGCCGGTTCCGCATCGCTACGGCTGCGGAAGCATCTCCGCAGACCATTCTAGCGAGAACACCGAGCCCAGCATCTGGCGTGGCGCTGACTCGGAACGAAGATGTAAGTAACAGCCAGCGGTGCTACGCGACGGCCAACGCATAGAGAGCCGAGTTGGCACGCCAGGCCTATCCAGGCTTCGGTAGGCGTGGCCGAGCTCGGAGCATTGTTAGCGACGAGATAGGAGCTTGGTCTAGGTCATTTCGCCAACCTGCATATCCTGTATTTGCAATCCGTGAGGAGCAAAGCAAGCGGCTGCTCATCGAACGCTGCGCTCCCTCTCGCAATTTCTTGCTCCGGCGCCTGAAAGGACCAGACAGAATGACGGCATATCCCATGGTGTTACAAAACTTACGCGCTGCCAATCCTGGTCGCCGGGTATTGGAGATAACGACGACCGCAGGATGCATCGTCCGGTGTACTTATTGCCACCAAGACAAGTTCGCTGATCGGCAAAGACCCGTGTCTCAAGCGAAGTACCTAGGTCTTCAGGATTTCGAGCGGTGTCTTGCACGCGTGCCGAGGACTACCGAGATCAGTTTTGCCGGCTACTCGGAGCCTTGGCTCCATCCGAAATGCACCAGGATGGTTGAGCATGCTTACGCACGTGGGCATCAGATCCGAATTTTCACGACCCTCGTCGGAATGAACGGGAGTGACATTCGGCGCTTGCAAATGCTGCAGTTCAGGGCTTTCATCGTCCACGTTCCTGATGACGGCACTTATATGAACAGCCGGCTCGTCGGAAAGTCCTATCTCAATGTCATGCGCCGACTCGTCGAGGCGAACATTCCCTCGATTCGATTCGTTGTCCTGGGCAAAGTCCATCCGGACCTCGCCGACACCATTCCCGCAAAAGCGCTGCAGCGCTTGCGTCCGCTGAGTAACAGCCGAGGACGTCTAGAGTCGAATATCATCAAACCGCGACAGCCCGTCGTCGGACCCTTGACGTGTATTGGCAAACAACAACATCGGAATGTCCTTCTACCAAACGGCGACGTTACTCTGTGCGGGATGGATTTTGAGCGGCGTCATGTCCTGGGCAATCTTTTGCGCGACGAATACGCATATCTCTTCGAAAGCCCAATTTTTCACGAAATCGCCGATCGCATGAACGGAATGGATGGCTTTCTGCTCTGCAGGATGTGCGAGTTTGCTCACCCGCAGACGTCGGGATGTTATATGGATGCCGACCAACAGACGTGACGGCCGGCCTGCACGAGTGTGGATGTCAAGATTCTCTCTGAAGAACGCGACCGATGCCAATTCGCTCGCCACGTGCCGGGAACGGCCAAACCGATGGAAACCGCCGGATCGGATATGCGATTGACACGAGGCGGATCAGAGCCGCGCCTCAGTGAGGTGAACCAGTTGAGAGCCTGCGCTGTAGAGGGCCTCACGGGCGGCACGAAACCGCCGATATTCAACCGGCGCAGCTGGAAGTGGTAGGTCCTCTTCCGCAAGGCGGCCGAGAACGTAGGACGCCAACACCCGGCCGAGGACGGTCCCAGGTGCAATCCCGCGCCCGTTGTAACCGCCGAAGGACACGAGGTTACGGTCGAGCTTGTGAAAGCGCGGCAGGTGGTCGGAAGTCATCCCGATCATCCCGAACCAGCCGGCTTCGAACTCGAC from Bradyrhizobium elkanii USDA 76 harbors:
- a CDS encoding SPASM domain-containing protein produces the protein MLQFRAFIVHVPDDGTYMNSRLVGKSYLNVMRRLVEANIPSIRFVVLGKVHPDLADTIPAKALQRLRPLSNSRGRLESNIIKPRQPVVGPLTCIGKQQHRNVLLPNGDVTLCGMDFERRHVLGNLLRDEYAYLFESPIFHEIADRMNGMDGFLLCRMCEFAHPQTSGCYMDADQQT